From Daucus carota subsp. sativus chromosome 6, DH1 v3.0, whole genome shotgun sequence, the proteins below share one genomic window:
- the LOC108224445 gene encoding methyl-CpG-binding domain-containing protein 2 — MQPSLPKFTIKIKGERNDSEPLMPSSLSGQAVISGTTASVLHNCKREEGIDINTPASQDQQENNLPRPEKANSLEKERDNSSNIDDDDDDQDCNNAQNQLVLYNPPDAVSDDVEFSPDAVPINFMNPSQPSQLYSLQNSVSRNLPSVGAFTVQCAKCFKWRLIPSKEKYEEIREHILEQPFVCEAAREWRPEISCDDDPDIRQDGSRLWAIDRPNIAQAPLGWERLLRIRGFGGTKFADVYYVTPSGKRLRSMVEVQRYLLEHPDEAEGVAMSQFSFQIPRPLQENYVKKRTPRIAFPDGGTSGTPGSSQARPLTWVRPEANTDLQLGMLDYGSPYQIPEAVDRPGASYQAPLHEPGDRPAKRLKQPSGQMYNGGYTYMNLQQDEGRRT; from the exons atgcAGCCAAGTCTCCCAAAATTTACTATCAAGATAAAAGGAGAACGAAATGATTCAGAGCCTCTTATGCCTAGCAGCTTAAGTGGTCAAGCGGTCATCAGTGGCACCACAGCAAGTGTTCTCCATAATTGCAAGAGAGAGGAAGGGATTGACATCAATACTCCAGCTTCTCAAGATCAGCAGGAAAACAATCTTCCGAGACCTGAAAAAGCCAATTCATTGGAAAAAGAAAGGGATAATAGCTCAAATATTGATGATGACGACGATGATCAAGATTGCAACAATGCTCAGAATCAGCTAGTTCTTTACAATCCTCCTGATGCTGTTTCTGATGACGTTGAATTTAGTCCTGATGCGGTACCTATTAACTTTATGAATCCCTCTCAACCATCCCAACTATACTCCTTACAGAATTCCGTTTCCAGAAATTTGCCATCGGTGGGAGCTTTTACGGTTCAGTGTGCAAAATGTTTTAAATGGAGGCTTATTCCGTCAAAGGAGAAATACGAGGAAATTCGTGAACACATCTTGGAGCAGCCATTTGTATGTGAAGCAGCTCGCGAGTGGCGTCCTGAGATATCATGCGATGATGACCCTGATATTCGGCAGGATGGCAGCAGGCTATGGGCAATCGACAGGCCTAACATTGCCCAAGCCCCTCTGGGGTGGGAACGGCTTCTAAGGATTAGGGGTTTCGGAGGAACCAAATTTGCTGATGT GTATTATGTCACACCATCAGGAAAGAGGCTTCGATCCATGGTTGAAGTTCAAAG GTACTTGCTTGAACATCCAGACGAGGCGGAAGGAGTGGCCATGTCtcaattttcttttcaaattccAAGGCCTTTACAGGAAAACTACGTGAAAAAGAGAACGCCTCGTATTGCTTTTCCTGATGGGGGTACTTCGGGGACTCCCGGATCTTCTCAAG CGAGGCCATTAACATGGGTACGTCCAGAAGCAAATACAGACTTGCAGCTCGGAATGCTAGACTATGGTTCTCCTTATCAGATCCCTGAAGCTGTAGATCGTCCAGGAGCCAGTTATCAAGCCCCTCTTCATGAACCTGGAGATCGGCCAGCCAAGAGATTGAAGCAACCAAGTGGACAGATGTACAATGGTGGTTACACATATATGAACCTCCAGCAAGATGAAGGGAGAAGAACCTAG
- the LOC108225366 gene encoding uncharacterized protein LOC108225366: MGGGMEANKNRWIEEWGSARENLEHNFRWTRRNFALVGIFGIAIPVLVYKGIVKEFHMQDEDAGRPYRKFI, translated from the exons ATGGGAGGAGGAATGGAAGCAAACAAGAATAGGTGGATAGAAGAATGGGGTTCTGCTCGCGAGAATCTCGAGCATAACTTTCGTTGGACTCGCCGTAACTTTGCCCTCGTCGGCATCTTCGGCATCGCCATTCCTGTCCTTGTCTACAAGGGCATCGTCAAAGAATtc CATATGCAAGACGAGGATGCTGGGAGGCCCTACAGGAAGTTCATTTGA
- the LOC108192977 gene encoding phospholipase A2-alpha — translation MPPFKSLLVSFYLIHQLLFFYAPACALDIGIGAKARLSLGKHCSRTCESSFCSVAPLLRYGKYCGLLYGGCPGEKPCDGLDACCMKHDACIISKRNDYLNLECNQNLLNCVQNFKKARGRSFSGNTCKAADVIKVITVAMDAALLAVGHHPKP, via the exons ATGCCTCCCTTCAAGTCGCTACTAGTATCCTTTTACTTGATCCACCAACTGCTCTTCTTCTACGCTCCAGCTTGCGCCCTTGACATTGGAATTGGTGCTAAAGCTCGTCTCTCTCTG GGTAAACACTGCAGTAGAACTTGCGAATCATCCTTCTGCAGTG TGGCTCCACTTTTAAGATATGGCAAGTACTGTGGACTTCTGTATGGAGGATGCCCGGGAGAGAAGCCCTGTGATGGACTGGACGCCTGTTGTATGAAACACGACGCCTGCATTATATCCAAACGGA ATGATTATCTAAACCTAGAGTGCAACCAGAACTTACTCAACTGTGTCCAAAACTTTAAGAAGGCAAGAGGCAGATCATTTTCGGGGAATACCTGCAAAGCGGCGGATGTTATCAAGGTCATCACTGTTGCCATGGATGCTGCATTGCTTGCCGTTGGACATCATCCCAAACCTTAG
- the LOC108192975 gene encoding proteasome subunit beta type-4 isoform X1, with the protein MLNFATPVSPCPSLLDSSLLFPVSLRVIDRKIKAHLPTKAHSQVSIMNMSESVQVTNNLTNPEASSQRTLYPYVTGTSVVAIKYKDGILMAADMGGSYGSTLRYKSVERMKSVGKHSVLGASGEISDFQEILRYLDELILHDNMWDDGNSLGPKEVHNYLTRLMYNRRNKFNPLWNSLVLGGVKNGQKYLGSVSMIGVHFEDNHVATGFGNHLARPILRDEWKEDLSFEEGVKLLEKCMRVLLYRDRSAVNKLQIAKLTEEGMTISQPYSLKTFWGYGAFQNPTVGAEGSW; encoded by the exons ATGTTGAACTTTGCAACTCCGGTTTCCCCCTGTCCaagcttactcgattcatcacTCCTTTTCCCGGTCTCTCTCCGTGTCATCGATCGGAAAATAAAg GCTCATCTGCCTACTAAAGCACACTCACAAGTGTCAATTATGAAT ATGTCAGAATCTGTTCAAGTTACCAATAACCTGACAAACCCCGAAGCATCGTCTCAAAGAACATT GTACCCTTATGTCACTGGTACTTCTGTGGTTGCCATCAAATACAAGGATGGAATTCTCATGGCTGCTGATATGGGAG GCTCCTATGGCTCTACATTGCGTTACAAGAGTGTAGAGCGAATGAAGTCGGTGGGAAAACACTCAGTTCTAGGCGCTAGTGGAGAAATTAGTGATTTTCAGGAAATTTTGCGTTATCTTGATGAGCTCAT CTTGCATGACAACATGTGGGATGATGGTAATTCTCTGGGACCCAAAGAGGTGCATAACTATTTGACTCGGCTGATGTATAATCGTCGCAACAAGTTCAACCCATTATGGAATTCCCTTGTTCTTGGTGGAGTGAAGAATGGGCAAAAGTATCTGGGATCG GTCAGTATGATTGGTGTCCATTTTGAGGATAATCATGTGGCCACTGGTTTTGGTAATCATCTGGCACGACCGATTCTGCGTGATGAATGGAAAGAAGACTTAAGTTTTGAAGAGGGTGTCAAGCTACTGGAGAAGTGCATGCGTGTTCTTCTGTATCGTGATAGGTCAGCTGTCAACAAGCTTCAG ATAGCAAAACTTACTGAAGAGGGTATGACAATTTCCCAGCCTTACTCCTTGAAGACTTTCTGGGGATACGGGGCTTTTCAGAATCCAACAGTTGGAGCAGAAGGGTCATGGTAA
- the LOC108192975 gene encoding proteasome subunit beta type-4 isoform X2: protein MNMSESVQVTNNLTNPEASSQRTLYPYVTGTSVVAIKYKDGILMAADMGGSYGSTLRYKSVERMKSVGKHSVLGASGEISDFQEILRYLDELILHDNMWDDGNSLGPKEVHNYLTRLMYNRRNKFNPLWNSLVLGGVKNGQKYLGSVSMIGVHFEDNHVATGFGNHLARPILRDEWKEDLSFEEGVKLLEKCMRVLLYRDRSAVNKLQIAKLTEEGMTISQPYSLKTFWGYGAFQNPTVGAEGSW, encoded by the exons ATGAAT ATGTCAGAATCTGTTCAAGTTACCAATAACCTGACAAACCCCGAAGCATCGTCTCAAAGAACATT GTACCCTTATGTCACTGGTACTTCTGTGGTTGCCATCAAATACAAGGATGGAATTCTCATGGCTGCTGATATGGGAG GCTCCTATGGCTCTACATTGCGTTACAAGAGTGTAGAGCGAATGAAGTCGGTGGGAAAACACTCAGTTCTAGGCGCTAGTGGAGAAATTAGTGATTTTCAGGAAATTTTGCGTTATCTTGATGAGCTCAT CTTGCATGACAACATGTGGGATGATGGTAATTCTCTGGGACCCAAAGAGGTGCATAACTATTTGACTCGGCTGATGTATAATCGTCGCAACAAGTTCAACCCATTATGGAATTCCCTTGTTCTTGGTGGAGTGAAGAATGGGCAAAAGTATCTGGGATCG GTCAGTATGATTGGTGTCCATTTTGAGGATAATCATGTGGCCACTGGTTTTGGTAATCATCTGGCACGACCGATTCTGCGTGATGAATGGAAAGAAGACTTAAGTTTTGAAGAGGGTGTCAAGCTACTGGAGAAGTGCATGCGTGTTCTTCTGTATCGTGATAGGTCAGCTGTCAACAAGCTTCAG ATAGCAAAACTTACTGAAGAGGGTATGACAATTTCCCAGCCTTACTCCTTGAAGACTTTCTGGGGATACGGGGCTTTTCAGAATCCAACAGTTGGAGCAGAAGGGTCATGGTAA